A portion of the Edaphobacter lichenicola genome contains these proteins:
- a CDS encoding GumC family protein, producing MLGHRALTLQDYTTILKRRWWIIAIPAVVFPIVGYALTFLVQPQYISQTLVLVEQQKVPESYVKAVVTEDLSGRLASMKEQILSRSRLQPIIERFNLFANGKMSMDERIDLTRKNIGITPIQSEIARTNGLPGFFISFKANDARTAQQVCGEIQSLFVSENLSDRAASAAGTTDFLKGQLADAKAKLDEQDARLAKFQQTYMGKLPGAEVSNINMLTTLNTQLDAATQALARMEQDKSYAESILAMQQAQQPQTTEHGGIAPQAQQQELQQLQAQEADLTARYTDDYPDVVSVRRKIKELQQKLAQAPAAAVAPAASTPKPTDSVSVQQMRAQLRAMEQGIAQKRRDQAAIQSQLRTYQDRVAASPAVEEEYKSITRDNQTAQAFYDDLLNKLNQSKMATDLEKRQQGEQFRVMDEPNLPESPSSPKRPVFVTAGLAAGLALGLFIVGLLEYLDTAVRNERDIWAFTKLPTLGVIAFAGEQATEAPKKRWFGRRTPELAAGNKPLMNAGG from the coding sequence ATGCTTGGTCATCGCGCACTGACGCTGCAGGACTACACCACCATTCTGAAACGGAGATGGTGGATCATCGCCATTCCGGCGGTCGTGTTTCCTATCGTCGGATATGCTCTTACGTTTCTCGTGCAGCCGCAGTACATCTCTCAGACCTTGGTCCTGGTAGAGCAGCAGAAGGTTCCGGAGTCATACGTCAAAGCGGTGGTCACCGAGGACCTGAGCGGGCGGCTGGCTTCCATGAAGGAGCAGATCCTGAGCCGTTCGCGGCTTCAGCCCATCATCGAACGCTTCAACCTCTTTGCCAACGGAAAGATGTCGATGGACGAGCGCATCGACCTGACAAGAAAAAATATCGGTATCACGCCGATTCAGTCGGAGATTGCACGCACCAACGGCCTGCCGGGATTCTTTATCTCGTTCAAGGCGAACGACGCACGCACCGCCCAACAGGTATGCGGAGAGATCCAGTCTCTCTTTGTCAGCGAAAATCTCAGTGACCGCGCCGCGTCGGCAGCAGGAACAACAGACTTTCTGAAGGGCCAGCTCGCCGATGCGAAGGCGAAGCTGGATGAACAGGATGCGAGGCTGGCGAAGTTCCAGCAGACGTACATGGGCAAACTGCCCGGCGCGGAAGTGTCGAACATCAACATGTTGACGACGCTCAACACGCAGCTGGATGCCGCAACCCAGGCGCTGGCTCGCATGGAGCAGGACAAGAGCTACGCCGAGTCGATTCTGGCGATGCAGCAGGCTCAGCAGCCCCAGACCACAGAGCATGGCGGTATCGCACCTCAGGCCCAGCAACAGGAGCTGCAACAGCTTCAGGCGCAGGAGGCCGACCTCACCGCTCGCTACACCGATGACTATCCGGATGTGGTCAGTGTCCGCCGAAAGATCAAAGAGTTGCAGCAGAAGCTGGCCCAGGCGCCTGCCGCAGCAGTTGCGCCGGCAGCTTCGACACCCAAGCCCACCGACTCCGTGAGCGTGCAGCAGATGCGTGCTCAGCTCCGCGCGATGGAGCAGGGCATCGCTCAAAAGAGACGCGACCAGGCGGCGATTCAGAGCCAGCTTCGTACGTATCAGGATCGTGTTGCAGCCAGCCCGGCCGTCGAAGAGGAGTACAAGAGCATCACTCGGGATAACCAGACCGCGCAGGCGTTCTATGATGATCTGCTCAACAAGCTGAATCAATCCAAGATGGCGACGGATCTCGAAAAACGCCAGCAGGGCGAACAGTTCCGCGTCATGGACGAACCCAATCTGCCTGAGTCGCCGTCTTCGCCGAAGCGGCCGGTCTTCGTCACCGCAGGTCTTGCGGCCGGCCTGGCTCTTGGGCTGTTCATCGTAGGCTTACTCGAATACCTCGATACCGCAGTACGAAACGAGCGGGATATCTGGGCATTTACGAAGCTGCCCACGCTCGGTGTCATCGCATTTGCCGGAGAGCAGGCCACTGAGGCGCCGAAGAAGAGATGGTTCGGCCGTCGAACGCCAGAGTTAGCTGCGGGAAACAAGCCGCTCATGAATGCGGGGGGCTAA
- a CDS encoding branched-chain amino acid transaminase, translating to MPIQTTTNIWHNGSLIPWDKAQIHVMSHVVHYGSSVFEGIRCYSQPNAASIFRLPEHMARLVDSAKIYRMPLPYTVEQLSAAVVDVVEANGVAPCYIRPIAFRGYGELGVNPLKSPVEVYIANYPWGKYVPGTAGADVCVSSWSRLAPNTMPTLAKAGANYMNSQLIRMEAEINGYSEGIGLDTNGYLSEGSGENLFLVRGGVLYTTPLANSVLNGITRSSVLTLAKQLGIEVVEQALPREMLYICDEAFFTGTAAEVTHLRSVDRILVGDGTMGPITKALHDEFFGIVHGTLPDRHNWLTPVNVKVGEPVGV from the coding sequence ATGCCCATACAGACCACTACGAACATCTGGCACAACGGGAGCCTTATCCCGTGGGATAAAGCGCAGATTCACGTTATGTCCCACGTCGTCCACTACGGCTCATCGGTCTTCGAGGGCATTCGCTGCTACTCGCAGCCGAACGCGGCGAGCATCTTCCGCCTACCCGAGCACATGGCGCGGCTGGTCGACTCGGCCAAGATCTATCGCATGCCTTTGCCGTACACGGTAGAGCAGCTTTCGGCCGCGGTTGTCGATGTCGTTGAGGCCAACGGCGTCGCTCCGTGCTACATCCGGCCCATCGCGTTTCGCGGCTATGGTGAGCTTGGCGTCAACCCGCTCAAGTCGCCGGTCGAGGTCTATATCGCTAATTATCCGTGGGGCAAGTACGTTCCTGGAACGGCCGGCGCGGATGTTTGCGTCTCAAGCTGGAGTCGGCTTGCGCCGAACACGATGCCGACACTCGCCAAGGCTGGCGCGAACTACATGAACTCGCAGCTGATTCGCATGGAGGCCGAGATCAACGGCTACTCCGAGGGGATCGGGCTGGATACGAACGGGTATCTGTCGGAGGGCTCGGGCGAGAACCTGTTTCTGGTGCGTGGAGGGGTGCTTTACACCACGCCACTTGCGAACTCGGTGCTCAACGGCATTACGCGCAGCTCGGTGCTGACGCTGGCGAAGCAGCTCGGTATCGAAGTTGTCGAACAGGCGCTGCCACGCGAGATGCTCTACATCTGCGATGAGGCGTTCTTCACCGGCACGGCTGCCGAGGTGACGCACCTGCGCTCGGTCGACCGCATCCTGGTTGGCGACGGCACGATGGGCCCCATCACCAAGGCGCTGCACGATGAGTTCTTCGGCATAGTGCATGGCACTTTGCCTGATCGCCACAACTGGTTGACGCCGGTGAATGTGAAGGTCGGGGAGCCAGTCGGCGTATAA
- a CDS encoding sigma-54-dependent transcriptional regulator encodes MSAALSSYPVTALRPNAKSRAQVLILEPDLAVLDYLRLTLGSLYSLSLFSDEQTLLDRLEKADQPDLLLLALHTNRDPLPLLTHIRCTKPNLAVIVLSCSAELRDLEMVIRLGVRGIVMKPFTGGDVEQAIEEHLASAEKKIPAADALKEIPLNETHSFVRSSKRMRDLESQAALVARADIPLLILGESGTGKEILALYTHKMSARSQNIFLKVNCAAVPADLLESELFGYEQGAFTGAIKTKPGKFEVCTGGTIFLDEIGEMPAMLQAKLLQVLQDGTFSRLGSRSPMKVDVRVIAATNINMKEAMANKTFREDLYYRLNGFTLSIPALRDRREEIPVLSEYFMRKGAKRYGREPLPFSATLLNALSEHSWPGNLRELENVINRYLVLGEEKSIVDELAPSEVYQGGSATPQEVPSGAGLKAMVRNLKGDAESTAIAQVLEGTGWNRKAAANDLQISYKALLYKIKQYDLSPRNHAS; translated from the coding sequence ATGTCCGCTGCACTATCCTCCTACCCAGTCACTGCCTTGAGACCGAACGCCAAGTCCCGCGCCCAGGTTCTTATCCTGGAACCGGATCTAGCAGTGCTCGATTATCTCCGGCTGACCCTCGGCTCCCTGTACTCGCTCAGCCTCTTCTCGGATGAGCAGACCTTGCTTGACCGCCTGGAGAAAGCCGACCAGCCCGACCTGCTTTTGCTGGCCCTGCATACCAATCGCGATCCCCTGCCGCTTTTAACTCATATTCGCTGCACCAAGCCCAATCTCGCGGTCATCGTTCTGTCGTGCTCGGCCGAGCTGCGCGACCTCGAGATGGTGATCCGCCTTGGTGTCCGGGGCATCGTCATGAAGCCGTTCACCGGAGGCGATGTCGAACAGGCCATCGAAGAGCATCTTGCCTCTGCGGAGAAGAAGATCCCCGCCGCGGACGCACTGAAAGAGATTCCCCTCAACGAGACACACTCGTTCGTGCGGTCCAGCAAGAGAATGCGCGATCTGGAGAGTCAGGCTGCCCTGGTTGCCCGGGCCGATATACCTCTCCTGATCCTGGGCGAGAGCGGAACCGGTAAAGAGATCCTCGCCCTTTACACCCACAAGATGTCGGCTCGCAGTCAGAACATCTTCCTTAAGGTCAACTGCGCCGCTGTGCCGGCAGACCTCCTCGAGAGCGAACTCTTCGGCTACGAGCAGGGTGCGTTTACCGGCGCCATCAAGACCAAGCCGGGCAAGTTCGAGGTGTGTACCGGTGGAACTATCTTTCTCGACGAGATCGGCGAGATGCCTGCAATGCTTCAGGCGAAGTTGCTGCAGGTTCTTCAGGACGGTACCTTCTCCCGTCTGGGCAGCCGCTCTCCGATGAAGGTGGACGTCCGGGTCATCGCCGCCACCAACATCAACATGAAGGAGGCAATGGCGAACAAGACCTTCCGTGAGGACCTCTACTACCGCCTGAACGGATTTACCCTCAGCATCCCAGCGCTGCGGGACCGCCGGGAGGAGATTCCTGTCCTGTCGGAGTACTTCATGCGGAAGGGCGCGAAGCGGTACGGTCGTGAACCTCTCCCGTTCTCTGCAACTCTCTTGAACGCGCTCTCCGAACACTCATGGCCTGGGAATCTGCGCGAGCTGGAAAATGTAATCAACCGCTATCTGGTGCTTGGCGAAGAAAAATCGATCGTCGATGAGCTCGCCCCTTCCGAGGTCTATCAGGGAGGGTCAGCAACGCCTCAGGAGGTGCCCAGCGGCGCCGGGCTCAAGGCGATGGTCCGCAACCTCAAAGGTGATGCGGAGTCAACGGCCATTGCACAGGTACTGGAGGGAACTGGATGGAACAGGAAGGCCGCGGCAAACGATCTCCAAATCAGCTACAAGGCGCTCCTGTACAAGATCAAGCAATACGACCTGTCGCCACGGAACCACGCATCGTAA
- a CDS encoding cupin domain-containing protein has translation MARRPISAKTAEHYKWGGDLGTDCDGWHLVRTPDLSIIEELMPPRTRERRHYHLHARQFFYVLDGVLSLEVDGQTFDLQAGEGIEVSPRQPHQAFNQSLACVRFLVTSQPPSHGDRVNA, from the coding sequence GTGGCGAGACGCCCCATCAGCGCAAAGACCGCAGAACACTACAAGTGGGGCGGCGATCTCGGAACCGACTGCGACGGCTGGCATCTAGTCAGGACGCCCGACCTGAGCATCATCGAAGAGCTCATGCCACCCCGCACGCGTGAGCGTCGCCACTACCATCTTCATGCGCGGCAGTTCTTCTACGTTCTCGATGGAGTTTTGTCCCTCGAAGTCGACGGCCAGACCTTCGATCTTCAGGCTGGAGAGGGAATCGAAGTCTCTCCCCGCCAGCCGCATCAAGCCTTCAACCAAAGTCTTGCTTGTGTGCGCTTCCTGGTTACAAGTCAGCCACCGAGTCACGGCGACCGTGTCAACGCGTGA
- a CDS encoding ExeA family protein gives MYNTFFKLQSSPFGTSPDPRFLYMMPHTREALACLEYGISARKGFTVLTGEVGTGKTTLLRRALSSFSGRRVSTAFVFNPRLDVLDFLEFVMTDFGIVPATRTKSGMLLQLNRWLIERFRMEETCVVVVDEAQNLSWELLEEIRLLTNLETSSEKLLQIVLSGQPELEEKLRHPSVRQLRQRVSLWCRTQALTESQTHAYVAERLRISGATSPLFSPEALALVHRFSRGIPRIINLLCEHSLIVAYVEQVPQVTAAIVEGVAAELELETQPFMVSSAALGNSRAEPGLTTKEDNFMAAFNREPGRHDR, from the coding sequence ATGTATAACACCTTCTTCAAATTGCAGAGCAGTCCGTTCGGAACCAGTCCCGACCCGCGGTTCCTCTACATGATGCCGCACACGCGCGAGGCACTTGCGTGTCTTGAGTATGGAATCTCCGCACGGAAAGGCTTCACCGTACTGACCGGTGAGGTGGGCACGGGCAAGACAACGCTCCTGCGCCGTGCTCTCAGCTCGTTCAGCGGCCGCAGGGTCTCCACCGCGTTCGTCTTCAATCCGCGCCTGGACGTGCTGGACTTCCTCGAATTTGTGATGACCGACTTCGGCATCGTACCCGCGACGCGCACCAAATCCGGCATGCTGTTGCAGTTGAATCGCTGGCTGATCGAGCGCTTCCGTATGGAAGAGACGTGCGTGGTCGTCGTCGACGAAGCGCAAAACCTCTCGTGGGAGCTACTCGAAGAGATTCGGCTGCTGACAAACCTCGAGACCTCGTCGGAGAAGCTATTACAGATCGTGCTATCGGGCCAGCCGGAGCTGGAAGAGAAGCTACGCCACCCAAGCGTGCGGCAGCTGCGGCAGCGAGTCTCCCTGTGGTGCCGTACCCAGGCCCTCACCGAGAGCCAGACGCACGCCTACGTCGCCGAGCGCCTCAGGATCTCCGGAGCTACTTCGCCACTCTTCTCGCCCGAAGCACTGGCGCTGGTTCACCGCTTCAGCCGAGGCATTCCGCGCATCATCAATCTGCTCTGCGAGCACTCGCTCATCGTGGCGTACGTGGAGCAGGTCCCACAGGTAACCGCGGCGATCGTCGAGGGTGTGGCCGCCGAACTCGAGTTAGAGACGCAGCCGTTCATGGTCTCTTCGGCGGCACTCGGCAACTCACGGGCCGAGCCGGGGCTGACAACAAAAGAAGACAACTTTATGGCGGCTTTTAACAGAGAGCCGGGAAGGCACGATCGATGA
- a CDS encoding sigma-54 interaction domain-containing protein: MTLVHHAESAVSLNLPPLEIFFGKTAAMQAVRNKLERVAETDVPVLIQGESGTGKEICVRLLHAFSMRARGSLVKVSCPAIPHTLLETELFGYEKGAFTGAMSTKLGRVEQSHNGTLFLDEVGSLDLGVQSKLLQVLQDGTFVRVGGHEPRSIATRLVSASNTDLRNQVEDGTFRLDFLFRINAVTVNLPPLRQRIADLPVLIDYFIEHYAKIFHTTPELLSKSAVRLMQNYHWPGNIRQLENLIRSYVLIGSEEALVAELMPETPRNGITTDIDLSEPVSLKNITKKATQDLERQIILKVLQENSWNRQKTAKWLQISYRSLLYKLSEVGMPEVPPRPLRMPHLVKKEERTLKNALSSRTRIY, from the coding sequence ATGACCTTGGTCCATCATGCCGAATCCGCCGTCTCTCTTAATCTCCCACCGTTGGAGATCTTTTTTGGCAAAACCGCTGCAATGCAAGCGGTTCGCAACAAGCTCGAGCGCGTCGCCGAGACCGATGTCCCCGTCCTGATCCAGGGCGAAAGCGGCACCGGCAAAGAGATCTGTGTGCGCCTGCTGCACGCTTTTTCGATGAGAGCCCGGGGCTCGTTAGTGAAGGTGAGCTGCCCGGCGATCCCTCACACTCTGCTCGAAACTGAGCTGTTTGGCTATGAAAAAGGCGCATTTACAGGCGCAATGTCTACGAAACTGGGCCGCGTTGAGCAGTCGCACAACGGCACGCTGTTTCTGGATGAGGTCGGAAGCCTCGACCTGGGAGTTCAATCGAAGCTGTTGCAGGTCCTTCAGGATGGTACCTTCGTCCGGGTAGGTGGCCACGAACCACGGTCGATCGCTACGCGCCTGGTGTCAGCCTCCAACACCGATCTTCGGAATCAGGTCGAAGACGGAACCTTCCGTCTGGACTTCCTCTTCCGTATCAATGCGGTGACCGTCAACCTGCCGCCGCTACGTCAGAGGATCGCAGATCTGCCCGTCCTCATCGACTACTTCATTGAGCACTATGCAAAGATTTTCCACACTACACCGGAATTACTCTCCAAGAGCGCCGTTCGCCTGATGCAGAACTACCATTGGCCGGGCAACATCCGCCAGCTGGAGAATCTCATTCGCAGCTATGTGCTGATCGGCAGCGAGGAGGCTCTCGTCGCCGAGTTGATGCCTGAGACTCCGCGCAACGGCATCACCACCGACATCGACCTGAGCGAACCCGTTTCCCTCAAAAACATCACCAAAAAGGCTACCCAGGATCTTGAGCGGCAGATCATCCTGAAGGTTCTTCAAGAGAACAGCTGGAATCGGCAAAAGACGGCTAAATGGCTTCAGATCAGCTACCGTTCGCTGCTTTATAAGCTGAGCGAGGTTGGTATGCCCGAGGTCCCGCCTCGGCCACTCCGCATGCCTCACCTGGTGAAGAAGGAAGAGCGGACGCTGAAGAATGCACTCTCCTCGCGGACCCGCATCTATTGA
- a CDS encoding sugar transferase, whose product MIRLFNVYYPTRTIVLLLCEALIVSGCFLLATVLLLGPDTYLVLNYENGSLKILALTVLTLLFSYYFDLYEPQRISASWEIYFRLLLVLGFLSFLLSVIIFLFPAADIAHYVLLLGLMFLTAALVAWRSAYEWIIGREMFRERVYVLGAGERAQTIVNLLGARKDAGMEVIGWDGVVADRAERKEAIHAALERFSGPKLQVDRVIVALEDRRGEFPVGELLKLRFNGVVIEEGGSLLERLTGKLHLDGLHPSSFIYSEGFRVKPSQQIARRIVSTLTAAIGLLLFLPFFPFVVLLVRLSSPGPIFFRQTRVGLGGKNFTVFKFRTMRTDAEVAGAKWATKNDPRVTRVGMFMRKTRLDEVPQLWNVLRGDMGFVGPRPERPEFVPWLTEQIPYFNLRHMIRPGLTGWAQVRYGYGATLAESREKLEFDLYYIKHMTLGLDLLIMFETVKTIIRRQGAQ is encoded by the coding sequence ATGATCCGGCTCTTCAATGTGTACTACCCCACGCGTACCATCGTTCTCCTGCTGTGCGAAGCGCTGATTGTCAGTGGCTGCTTCCTGCTGGCGACGGTGCTGCTGCTGGGTCCGGATACGTATCTCGTCCTGAACTATGAGAATGGCAGTCTGAAGATCCTGGCTCTGACCGTTCTGACGCTGCTCTTTTCGTACTACTTCGACCTCTATGAGCCTCAGCGAATCTCCGCAAGCTGGGAGATCTACTTTCGTCTGTTGCTGGTGCTCGGCTTCCTCTCATTTCTGCTCTCCGTCATCATCTTCCTGTTTCCAGCCGCTGACATCGCGCACTACGTTCTGCTGCTCGGGCTCATGTTTCTTACCGCAGCCCTCGTAGCCTGGCGCAGCGCCTACGAATGGATCATTGGAAGGGAGATGTTCCGCGAACGCGTCTATGTCCTGGGCGCCGGCGAACGTGCCCAGACCATCGTCAACCTGCTCGGGGCGCGCAAGGACGCGGGTATGGAGGTTATCGGCTGGGATGGTGTCGTAGCCGACAGAGCAGAGCGTAAAGAGGCCATCCACGCTGCCCTTGAACGCTTCAGCGGACCGAAGCTGCAGGTCGACCGCGTCATCGTTGCGCTTGAGGATCGCCGCGGCGAGTTTCCCGTTGGGGAACTGCTCAAGCTTCGTTTCAACGGTGTCGTCATCGAAGAAGGTGGAAGTTTACTGGAGCGCCTCACTGGAAAGCTGCACCTCGACGGACTTCATCCAAGCAGCTTTATCTACAGCGAAGGGTTTCGTGTAAAGCCCTCGCAGCAGATTGCACGACGCATCGTCTCGACGCTTACGGCAGCGATCGGCCTCCTGCTCTTCCTGCCCTTCTTTCCGTTCGTCGTGCTGCTGGTTCGCCTCTCGTCCCCGGGACCGATCTTCTTCCGCCAGACGCGCGTCGGCCTGGGCGGCAAGAACTTCACCGTCTTCAAGTTTCGAACGATGCGCACCGATGCCGAGGTCGCCGGCGCAAAGTGGGCGACAAAGAACGATCCTCGTGTCACCCGCGTCGGCATGTTCATGCGCAAGACCCGGCTCGACGAGGTGCCTCAGCTTTGGAATGTGCTGCGCGGCGATATGGGCTTTGTCGGCCCCCGCCCCGAGCGGCCAGAGTTTGTTCCCTGGCTCACTGAACAGATCCCCTACTTCAATCTTCGCCACATGATTCGACCGGGACTGACAGGATGGGCGCAGGTGCGGTACGGCTATGGAGCAACCCTGGCCGAGAGCCGCGAGAAGCTGGAGTTTGATCTGTACTACATCAAGCACATGACGCTTGGGCTTGATCTGCTGATCATGTTCGAGACCGTGAAGACGATCATTCGACGTCAAGGCGCGCAGTAG
- a CDS encoding DUF6982 domain-containing protein, translated as MSEAYRVVVRYESHAVRGVIEQDELGSIDQLLRNEPVYPLDSIRLKLLDSEVVEDVPTKDAKAVFFVKTFDGDLRHRALHFHEHAPIVPGLWVRVYFYDGEMIEGIISNTRDFVLESGFFLRPTDPNGNNKLVYVLKGGLKDFHVLGMRYPSKSSTL; from the coding sequence TTGTCCGAGGCGTATCGTGTTGTAGTCCGATATGAGAGCCATGCCGTTCGCGGGGTTATCGAGCAGGATGAGCTGGGGTCGATCGACCAGCTTCTCCGCAACGAGCCCGTCTATCCGTTGGACTCCATCCGGCTGAAGCTCCTGGACTCAGAAGTTGTGGAGGACGTGCCTACCAAGGACGCAAAGGCCGTCTTCTTCGTCAAGACCTTCGACGGCGATCTTCGCCACAGAGCTCTCCACTTCCACGAACACGCACCCATCGTGCCCGGCCTCTGGGTGCGTGTCTACTTTTACGATGGCGAGATGATCGAAGGGATCATCAGCAATACGCGCGATTTTGTGCTCGAGTCGGGCTTCTTCCTTCGGCCGACCGATCCAAACGGTAACAACAAGCTCGTCTACGTCCTCAAGGGTGGCCTCAAGGACTTTCATGTGCTCGGCATGCGCTACCCTTCCAAGTCCTCTACGTTGTGA
- a CDS encoding cupin domain-containing protein, whose protein sequence is MAEEQDQSRVSRRRFIEASSAMLVAAAGMQVAQGQEKSVRTPGHTGTNEAQPLPVNKALDDQNPSSVWAPETDAGGQPPFKYPFSFAHKRIEEGGWTRQVTVRDLPISKKMAGVQMRLIKGGIRELHWHVGAEWAFMISGTARITAVDQQGRAFVEDVSAGDLWLFPGGIPHSIQGVGEDGATFLLVFDDGNFNEFQTFLLTDWLTHTPKEVLAKNFDVPESTFDNVPKKELFIFERPLPRPLAEEKRDASEGTGMVPDSFAFFTGKMQPTKVSKGGEVKIIDRKNFPVTNIAAAIVTLKPGGLRELHWHPNEDEWQYYVKGKGRMTVFSAGGHARTMDFEEGDVGYIERSVPHYIENTGDTDLQFLEVFPTATYEDISLAEWLSHTPSRLVNEHIATGEEFLRKIPKKEMVITPE, encoded by the coding sequence GTGGCAGAAGAGCAGGATCAATCAAGGGTAAGCCGACGCAGGTTCATCGAAGCAAGCTCAGCGATGTTAGTCGCCGCAGCAGGGATGCAGGTCGCCCAAGGGCAGGAAAAGTCCGTCAGGACACCGGGCCACACGGGTACAAACGAAGCCCAGCCGTTGCCGGTCAACAAAGCGCTGGACGATCAGAACCCTTCGTCCGTGTGGGCGCCCGAGACCGATGCAGGTGGTCAGCCACCGTTCAAATACCCATTCTCATTTGCCCATAAGCGCATCGAGGAAGGCGGTTGGACCAGGCAAGTGACCGTACGCGATCTGCCGATCTCGAAGAAGATGGCCGGTGTGCAGATGCGCCTGATCAAGGGAGGCATTCGCGAACTCCACTGGCACGTCGGTGCCGAGTGGGCCTTCATGATCTCGGGCACCGCTCGTATCACGGCCGTCGATCAACAGGGCCGAGCGTTCGTTGAGGATGTCAGCGCTGGCGACCTGTGGCTCTTTCCCGGGGGCATTCCGCACTCGATCCAGGGTGTTGGTGAAGACGGTGCGACGTTCCTTCTGGTCTTCGATGACGGAAACTTCAATGAGTTCCAGACATTCCTGCTGACCGACTGGTTGACTCATACCCCGAAGGAGGTTTTGGCGAAGAACTTCGACGTGCCCGAGTCGACCTTCGACAACGTGCCTAAGAAAGAGCTCTTCATCTTCGAGCGTCCTCTACCCCGTCCCCTGGCGGAAGAGAAGCGCGACGCCTCGGAGGGCACCGGTATGGTGCCGGACTCATTCGCGTTCTTCACCGGCAAGATGCAGCCCACCAAGGTCTCCAAGGGCGGCGAAGTCAAGATCATCGACCGGAAGAACTTTCCCGTAACCAACATCGCAGCGGCCATCGTCACCCTCAAGCCGGGTGGATTGCGCGAACTCCACTGGCATCCCAACGAGGACGAGTGGCAGTACTACGTCAAAGGAAAAGGCCGCATGACCGTCTTCTCTGCCGGCGGCCATGCACGCACCATGGACTTTGAGGAGGGCGACGTAGGATACATCGAGCGTTCGGTACCGCACTACATCGAGAACACGGGGGACACCGATCTCCAGTTCCTTGAGGTCTTCCCAACTGCAACCTACGAAGACATCTCACTGGCGGAGTGGCTATCCCACACCCCTTCACGGCTGGTGAACGAACACATCGCCACCGGCGAAGAGTTCCTTCGCAAGATCCCCAAGAAGGAGATGGTCATCACGCCGGAATAA
- a CDS encoding CpsD/CapB family tyrosine-protein kinase, giving the protein MSRIYEALQKAESERKLERREPEPQESSYIAPVPTTAAVAVADEEYISHAPIVTESYVEPSYARQTNSDSLDLSKVVTRPWALSSTQTPALLERGPAVEQFRSLRSRIFELRDISPLKTILITSGLPQEGKSFVSTNLAMSLARHKNSKVLLIDGDMRRYSLHQILGCESHPGLADYLAGKATLVEAMQRPEPFEKMTPGAASIQQNLTFIAGGNGGDKAADLSGSPRFEELIRLASPHFDWIIVDSSPVLPVSDAVNLARSCDGVLLVARGGVTKFPVAQRAQSELKASNILGFVLNAVEEVPNVGGYYGYYNAKH; this is encoded by the coding sequence ATGAGCCGCATCTACGAAGCACTCCAGAAGGCAGAGTCCGAGCGGAAGTTGGAGCGGCGAGAACCCGAGCCGCAGGAGTCGTCCTACATCGCGCCCGTGCCTACGACGGCGGCGGTCGCAGTGGCCGACGAAGAGTATATCTCCCACGCGCCGATCGTCACCGAGTCATACGTGGAGCCATCCTATGCACGGCAGACGAACAGCGATTCGCTGGATCTGAGCAAGGTTGTGACTCGCCCGTGGGCCTTGTCGTCAACGCAGACTCCGGCACTGCTTGAGCGCGGCCCCGCGGTAGAACAGTTTCGCAGCCTCCGCTCCCGCATCTTTGAGCTTCGCGACATCAGCCCGCTCAAGACCATCCTGATAACGAGCGGCCTCCCGCAAGAGGGCAAGAGCTTCGTCTCGACGAACCTCGCGATGAGCCTCGCCCGTCACAAAAACAGCAAGGTGCTGTTGATCGACGGTGATATGCGGCGCTATTCGCTGCACCAGATTCTCGGATGCGAATCGCATCCCGGCCTGGCGGACTATCTTGCCGGCAAGGCCACTCTTGTCGAAGCGATGCAGCGCCCGGAGCCATTCGAGAAGATGACTCCCGGGGCAGCATCCATTCAGCAGAACCTGACCTTTATCGCTGGCGGAAATGGTGGCGACAAGGCGGCCGATCTTTCGGGCAGCCCGCGCTTCGAGGAGCTGATCCGGCTGGCCTCTCCACACTTTGATTGGATTATCGTCGACTCTTCGCCGGTGCTGCCGGTCTCCGATGCGGTGAACCTGGCCCGTTCCTGCGATGGGGTTCTCCTGGTCGCACGCGGAGGGGTAACGAAGTTCCCCGTCGCACAGCGTGCGCAGAGCGAGTTGAAGGCCTCGAACATCCTGGGGTTTGTCCTGAACGCGGTAGAAGAAGTTCCAAACGTTGGCGGCTACTACGGGTACTACAACGCAAAGCACTAA